The proteins below come from a single Caenibius sp. WL genomic window:
- a CDS encoding nuclear transport factor 2 family protein has product MSICPIEDRLALEDLTVAYAHALDSMGDVADICACFTEDAVYDLSGIGMAKVTGHSGISDLFTGIFATMSHQAHYLSNFAVTAYAGDTASVRTYVAGTGRAKDGNQVTVNGRYYFDAVRTAEGWKFARYHMDFLLPVPGALAEMHPGD; this is encoded by the coding sequence ATGTCCATTTGCCCGATTGAAGACCGCCTCGCACTGGAAGACCTCACCGTGGCTTATGCCCATGCTCTCGACAGCATGGGCGACGTGGCCGATATCTGCGCCTGTTTCACCGAAGATGCGGTTTACGATCTTTCAGGCATCGGCATGGCCAAAGTCACCGGCCACAGCGGCATCAGCGATCTGTTCACCGGCATTTTTGCAACGATGAGCCACCAGGCCCATTACCTCAGCAACTTCGCCGTGACCGCCTACGCCGGCGATACCGCTTCGGTCCGCACCTACGTCGCCGGAACAGGCCGGGCGAAGGATGGTAATCAGGTGACTGTCAACGGGCGCTATTATTTCGATGCCGTGCGCACAGCCGAAGGGTGGAAATTCGCCCGGTATCACATGGATTTCCTCCTCCCGGTTCCCGGCGCTCTGGCGGAGATGCATCCCGGCGACTAA